The Bradyrhizobium sp. WBAH42 genome includes a window with the following:
- a CDS encoding alkaline phosphatase — translation MATLRASRAWTRRQFLVRSASSLAIASLAKPHLSRAADRPQIAAGIQSGDVSGGSAVIWARADRPARMQVECSTVESFKTIIASASGDALPDADLTSKLLLADLPPGQDIFYRVRFDDIATGLAGESSIGHFRTAPAARQSISFLWSGDTAGQGWGIDVSRGGYRSYRTMLDNRPDFFVHCGDHIYADCTIPSEQKLPNGETWRNLVTEEKSEVAHTLAQFRGNYKYNHLDEHFRAFHAEVPMFAQWDDHEVTNDWSPIGTHDETGYEDDGTPRLVARARRAFFDFMPIRNISAQHGRVYRKIAYGPLLDVFMIDMRSYRDESWNKGDDRRGWILGAEQLAWLKRELAASRATWKVIAADLPIGLISLDAVALGDGPPDRREHEIADLLASIKRAGIRNIVWLTADMHYTAAHYYDPNKAQFQDFEPFWEFVSGPLHAGSWSPGELDDTFGPVAMYQHGCSAAQGDNLAPCFGLQFFGRVDIDGRSGVMTVTLKDVDNRDLWSVDIVPRPQMHPSLVAQHS, via the coding sequence ATGGCAACGCTCCGCGCCTCGCGCGCATGGACCCGGCGGCAGTTCCTGGTCCGCTCCGCCTCCAGTCTCGCCATCGCCTCGCTCGCGAAGCCTCATTTGAGCCGCGCCGCCGACCGGCCGCAGATCGCAGCCGGCATCCAGTCCGGCGATGTCTCCGGCGGCTCCGCGGTGATCTGGGCGCGCGCCGACCGGCCTGCGCGGATGCAGGTGGAATGCTCGACCGTCGAGAGCTTCAAGACCATCATCGCCTCGGCTTCCGGCGATGCGCTGCCCGATGCCGATCTCACGTCGAAGCTTCTGCTGGCGGATCTGCCGCCCGGACAGGACATCTTCTACCGTGTCCGCTTCGACGACATTGCCACCGGTCTTGCCGGCGAAAGCAGCATCGGCCATTTCCGCACCGCGCCGGCAGCGCGCCAGTCGATCTCGTTCCTGTGGTCCGGCGACACCGCGGGGCAGGGCTGGGGCATCGACGTCTCCCGCGGCGGCTATCGCAGCTATCGCACCATGCTCGACAACCGTCCGGATTTCTTCGTCCACTGCGGCGATCACATCTACGCGGACTGCACGATTCCTTCCGAACAGAAGCTGCCGAACGGAGAGACCTGGCGCAACCTCGTCACCGAAGAGAAATCCGAAGTTGCGCACACCCTGGCGCAGTTCCGCGGCAACTACAAATACAACCATCTCGACGAACATTTCCGCGCCTTTCATGCAGAGGTGCCGATGTTCGCGCAATGGGACGATCACGAGGTGACCAACGACTGGTCGCCGATCGGGACCCATGACGAGACCGGTTACGAGGACGACGGCACCCCGCGCCTGGTCGCGCGGGCCCGCCGGGCCTTCTTCGACTTCATGCCGATCCGCAACATCAGCGCGCAGCACGGCCGCGTCTATCGCAAGATCGCCTATGGCCCGCTGCTGGACGTCTTCATGATCGACATGCGCAGCTACCGCGACGAGAGCTGGAACAAGGGTGATGATCGCCGCGGCTGGATCCTGGGCGCCGAGCAGCTCGCCTGGCTGAAGCGCGAGCTTGCCGCCTCACGCGCGACTTGGAAGGTGATCGCGGCCGATTTGCCGATCGGCCTGATCAGCCTGGATGCGGTCGCGCTCGGCGATGGGCCGCCCGACCGGCGCGAGCACGAGATCGCCGATCTGCTCGCCTCCATCAAGCGCGCCGGCATCCGCAACATCGTCTGGCTCACGGCCGACATGCACTACACCGCCGCGCACTATTACGATCCGAACAAGGCGCAGTTCCAGGATTTCGAGCCGTTCTGGGAGTTCGTCTCCGGCCCGCTGCATGCTGGCAGCTGGAGCCCAGGCGAGCTCGACGACACCTTCGGGCCGGTCGCGATGTACCAGCATGGCTGCAGCGCCGCGCAGGGCGACAATCTGGCGCCCTGTTTCGGCTTGCAGTTCTTCGGGCGGGTCGACATCGACGGCCGCAGCGGTGTGATGACCGTGACCCTGAAGGACGTCGACAATCGCGACCTCTGGTCGGTCGACATCGTCCCGCGGCCGCAGATGCATCCGTCGCTGGTGGCGCAGCATTCGTAG